The proteins below are encoded in one region of Dasypus novemcinctus isolate mDasNov1 chromosome 13, mDasNov1.1.hap2, whole genome shotgun sequence:
- the LOC101412416 gene encoding transmembrane epididymal protein 1-like, with amino-acid sequence MGKFNGHFYPGLYLFSFGIYQTMVVSKAMIFNDSLLYPPCHPKNKGRWTRLWKISFGGLVKMVTGSILTAYVVLCLDDGMVLMNKQMPPKFMYPKEWQHLTMFILLILTGCVDVMSKNLLPQRCVILEKGALVLAFYVLLLLSVSHTQMSAGVDLQVHSLLMLVVFLMILVLTAELWAPDMSHLWLIETFLFLTMGSWLMQAGFILYRPVTGYAWQDDDIRDIMFVTTFFCWHVMINASCLLGIYGFSSFWYCFGPSSKLRSKEAPHDVSTPEPLFKLVQDLEPPEKDD; translated from the coding sequence ATGGGAAAGTTCAATGGTCATTTTTACCCAGGGctatatcttttctcttttggaaTATATCAGACAATGGTGGTCTCCAAAGCTATGATATTCAATGACTCTCTCCTGTATCCTCCATGTCATCCCAAGAATAAGGGGAGATGGACAAGGCTGTGGAAAATATCCTTTGGTGGTTTGGTGAAGATGGTGACTGGCTCTATCTTAACAGCTTATGTGGTTCTCTGCCTTGATGATGGGATGGTGCTGAtgaacaagcagatgccaccgaAGTTTATGTATCCCAAAGAGTGGCAGCACCTCACTATGTTCATCCTCTTGATCCTCACTGGCTGTGTAGACGTCATGAGCAAGAACTTGCTGCCTCAGAGATGCGTGATATTAGAAAAAGGTGCCCTGGTCCTGGCCTTCTATGTGCTCCTACTGCTGTCGGTATCACATACTCAGATGTCAGCAGGGGTGGACCTGCAGGTTCATTCTCTGCTCATGTTGGTGGTGTTCCTGATGATACTGGTGTTGACTGCAGAGCTGTGGGCTCCAGACATGTCTCACCTCTGGCTGATTGAAACCTTTCTGTTTCTGACAATGGGCTCCTGGCTGATGCAGGCGGGCTTTATTCTATACAGACCAGTCACCGGCTATGCATGGCAGGATGACGACATCAGAGACATCATGTTTGTCACCACCTTCTTCTGCTGGCATGTGATGATCAATGCCTCATGCCTGTTGGGAATCTATGGTTTCTCTTCCTTCTGGTATTGTTTTGGTCCCAGCTCAAAGTTGAGGTCTAAAGAAGCTCCACATGATGTGAGCACTCCAGAACCCCTCTTCAAGTTGGTGCAGGACCTGGAACCACCAGAGAAAGATGACTAA